CCATGTATAGGTGTCACTGacaatgtgcaggaggctgtgATCTACATGGTAACCGGGTCACCCTGGACACTGCTGTCATTACTGACATGTGCACCCTGGGTAATGGCTGCACCTCTATACTACAGGGGGGAGACAAAAAATGTCCTCACACCCCCTACCCCTTGTTAGTGCGGAGGTGATGACATAGATGTGACCGTGCGTGTGCATTATTGCGTGTGCATTATTGGGACACATGAAGGATCGGAGTGGAGGGGTGTTTACTAAGGCAGTGTTCACACCTGTGTTAGTGTCTCTGCACCTAATCAATTTCTGTGATCCatcgaaacataaaaaactaatgAGAAGGGGGTCGTTTTTGCAACGTTCTGCCCGTGTGCATTTGGAGGATCTCCGCTGTGTATCCGCTCTTATGGATAGAGACAAATGTCGCACTTGCTGCACTTTTgctctgtccaaaaaaaaaaatgataccaGACAGACGGCAACAAACCCGTTCTATGCAAGGCGGACACAGACGGATTACCTACACATAGTATTCTGTTTGTCTTTATTTGGCAATCTGTTCAGAAtgaagaaaagcagttttttgggggttttttttctaGACAAATTTGTATCGGGCAGATATAAACATAGTATCAGTGAGTTGGGCTTCATGCACACCACTGTGGGTTTTATCCATTATTATAGATCTGTAATAAGTGATAGTGCACGGACCTatttcatttctatggcctcaGTCACACATCGGTAGTTTTTACAGATCCATGTAGGACTGGGCTATAAAATATGAAGCCGGGCTTATTCCTGTCGTCTGGTTTTGTGGCTCAGTCTGTCTGTTCTGTGGATAGTGTGTGAAAACCATGGACTGCTTGTCACATGTACATCCATTATCAACACGGACCCACACGACTGTGGTCCTATGTATGACGCCTAAGAGCTCATTCACACAACAGGTCTGTGTGCTCGGCCAAGAAAAAGTATGTTTTTTCCCCTGGCCCCCAACCTGCCCTAtagctgtactgtggagccatGATGGTTGGGGCAGCATTTTACTGTCAGGCGGTGTTCTTCACTCCCCAGCAATggcactgagctgtaaggccagcCCCCTTGTCAGTGCAGTGATAACAGtactgaaactaacggcaccgatatctctgcaaTTGGGGGCAGATACCAGAAAATCTGAATTGACTGCACTTTATTCAGCGCACCGTCCGCTATACAGTGGTATATATCACATacaatgttagaggacatgaaaagtcatcTTTAACAAGGTCGTTCAAGGTTCTAGATTTTCTGACAGTAAAAATAGCGCTGTAGGCCGCCGTACTTTACGTTAACAATTTTAGAAAGGTTGACGGTGCCTGggacacaagtgtgaacaaaGGCGTAACGAAAACAGCATGCAGTACAGTAAATAGATTTCGATAAGGGAAAGGCTCAGTATAACTTATTTATCCACTGAGATCTCTGCTAGTTCTGACCTTCGCAGACCGGTGAGTGATCTTATATAGGGAGTGACCTCTATCTCTGTACCAGTGTGCTGATAACTCTCCATGTAGTAGCCGCTCTCTTGGTAAGATGATATTTCTTCTTTTTTATGTCTTGATCATGCGACTGGTTAAAGGGGGCAGCTAGTGAGGTAAGGAACCACTCCGGCCTTCAGCCATATTCCTGCTTATTGTGTGTCATTACTCATTACAGGTCACATATTTAGCCGCCATGAAGCTGTCACCAGGCCGGAGCCCATTACATTAGGGTGACTGAATCCGACCTGCTGAACAATCCTGAATCCCTAATCTGGGGCTAATGTGATAGCCACCCTATATGCTGGTTGTCTCACCTGTACAGGCCACATGTTCAAAAACCACGTCCCCCTGCCTGCTCctccctgacaccgcccttctgacagtatagaTCCTAAATaggatatcaggcaccaaaactaacagcattgattgttcgagaatggtgggggctagagaaaaaataccaactgtgccggaatcagtggagataCTAAAAACTCTttgtggctgaggccccacattgcagaaactcagctttttttttttttgttgcagattttattgcagttttttgagccaaattcataAACGGATTGAAGagatagaagagagaagtataataactttttaaagcgttcccattccttttgtagccattcttggctttgactcaaaaaaccgcaacaaaatctgcaacataaaaaagatgcttttccgtaacatgggcctcagcctaagggccacACAGTTATGGAGCAAATTTAGGGTCAAGGACTTTCAGCTGCAGTCATTTAAAGACCGCACCATGCCGTGGTTCTGGCCGCATCCTGGGTGTTTTGGCACAGTGCATCTGCAGCCTCAGGgccagttcacactgagtttacaggcacgcattctggcacgttatacgcccgtaatgacccattgaaatgaatgggatctgttctgagcgctcacattctgacatgtgtatacgtgccagaatgcacacccataaactcagtgtgaactgaccctcagACCGCGTGCAGGTTTTTGGACAGTTCTTAGACATGTCACACACTTACCTGTAACGTAACCTCATGTAGTTACTTTCCTCTCATTTGGCACATGATAATCCAGAAAACCTCCATCTACTTGATTTGAAGACAACGTATAGAAGAGTACTTGTGCATGTTTCTTTATGGATGTTTTTGCCTTTTTCTGAGATTCTCTGGTAATCCCGAACTTGTAAGATCCCTTGGAGTATAAGAATCTTCCAGTATAATGATATTGGAAGGTAGCCTATAGAAAAGTTACTATTTACCTTGGACCCCATGCACTTGGGGTAGTTGCAGGGCAGTTGGGTATTCTGCTTTATAGTGGGTATTACTCTGTCTGACAGCACAATGGATGGCGTTTTTTGAAACCAGTCAAAACTCAGCTTTCCTTCCTTGAGGGGGTTGTACCATGAATTGAGCATAACCCCTCTTTGGTGGATGGAGATTATGTGACTGACTGAGGGGGATCTGATCAcggagacccccactgatcacgagAAAGTGCCCCCACCCCTCTCTTTTGATGCATCTTCTGTGAAATATGGTCATTGCCATTTCATTCATCTCTATGTGACTGCTGAAGACAAGCGGAGTACAGCGCTCTACTGTCTGCGGCAGACTCAAGGGGAATGGACGGCTGCTCAGACTAGAAGGAACTCGGGAGCAGACACTTAGCACCTATCCTGGGGATAGGGAATGACTTTGATGTTTTCAGGCTGTAACTCTTCAGTTTATAAAGAGTGATGGCGTCTTAGACAGAAGTTGAACTGTGAGGTAGAAAGAAAAGGTCATAGGTCATTTCTCAGGTCCATCATGACATCACCTTATAGGTCACCCTACATCATATTAGAGGCAGGAGAGCAGGGCTGTGACGTCAGAGAAAAGTTACCGATTCCGGCTTCTAAATAAAAGGATGAATCTTATGACATCCTACAATTATTATCCTGTAATCAGATGCCGACCTTGTTACGTATTTGCTTTCATTGGTATGAAGTCTCTAGCTTTTCCTGAGTTCACACCGGCGTCCGTGTTTCCGTTCTTCTCCTCTGTCTGAGAGTCTGAAGAATGGAAAATCTGATCCATTCTATGACCCTGAGGAATCCCGCTGACTGTAATGGCGTCCGTCGGGTGGCTGTCTTTTTCATCTGGCCATTTTGGATGTATctgtgacgcagatgtgaatcctgcCTTAGAGGAGCTTCTGACCATTGCCATGTATGAAGAAGTCGGGCTGTGGAAAACTAGGAGTCAGTGTTGTGGCCTACCCCGACCGCGCAGCCCTGCGGGAGAGCGTATAATATATTATCCTATTTATTCCATCCATACTCCTGTATATTGGCTGCGGCGTCTGTCACCTCATGCTCCAGCGTCTTCACAGTCACATGTGCTTCATTCTGTGGACCTTGTGCCTATCTGAATGACCACTTTTATCCATCTCCATATTTTATTCATGtcgtttttttcctctttttaagGCCGCCCGTGTTATTGTGGCGTCTCGCAGCTACGCAGACTTTGCATCTGAAGCAACCTTCGACATCAAGGTAAGACTTCTATAATGGAGATGTTGGAAGATTGAAAGCTGCGACATTTCTTGGAGAAAAATTCTGCAGCTTGGTGTTGTTTACACCTGTGTTATGCTGTTTTTTGGGGAaaacaaagcagccatgttttttaaaaaaaatcctagacCAGCCTTTTAAGGCTACATCCATACGTACCAGAAATACTAAGGAGTTGTACTAAGGAGTTCCTAATGTGAACTTCCTCTAGGCATCAATCTTTATAAAACCGTATTTGGGGCACCGACTTCAGATTCTGGCGCACAGACATCCTGGGCTGCACCAGCACAGCCAATCATTAAGTGCTACACGACATACATAATCTATAGGACCCAATAACCCCTTATGTATTTACTGATCTACTCATGTTTCTCTGTTACTAGAAATGCGATGTTCACAAACTGGATGACGCCCCACCGACCACCGCTGTGCTGACCCGCGAGCAGGGCCTGCAGTACTATAGGACTATGCAGATTATTCGGCGCATGGAACTGAAGTCAGATCAGCTATACAAGCAGAAGATTATCCGTGGGTTCTGTCATCTTTATGATGGGCAGGTAAGAACTGtcgcagctagagatgagcgagtactgttcggatcagccgatccgaacagcacgcacacattgaaatgaatggatgcacctggtacttccgctttgacaccggccggccgcttaacccgtcgggtgccagctacgtccattcatttcaaggcatgcgtgctgttcggatcggctgatccaaacagtactcgctcatctctagtcgcagtGTGTGCTTGTCCCCGATATAGTAAATGCAACTGTTGAAAATTTCAAGGGCATTTTCACACTGCATTTGCAGTTTATGGTTCCTGTATGTGCAGGGTAAGCAGTGGCCTGTGAGCTTTATGCTATTATCCAGCCATCAGTGTAACAGCGCTGACATCTGTCATTAAATATCATGGCctgtaataataatgagatgactctgctcaccCAATCTACACCGCCAAGCTGACAAGTGATCTGCAGCATACAAGTGGCGTTGCTCTTTGTATATGCTTAAGGTCATAGAACTGAAATATCGTAGATTATTTTATAAATGGAGAAATGTAataagaaagttaaaaaaaaaaattataataaaatctGATAAAATAAATCTTATTTCTAATAATCGATTCCTATCAATTTCCTTTCTACAGGAAGCCTGTTGTGTGGGCATGGAGGCTTCTATAAATCCCACAGATCACCTTATTACAGCCTATCGTGCCCATGGATACACCTATACCCGTGGGGTCTCTGTAAAGGAAATCCTGGCAGAGCTTACAGGTACATGAGTCTCTTTATATGTGAGCAGTAATCTTTGTGtgattttgcatttctctctgagctggtggatgGAGACGAGCTCCtgtacactgctcacagtgcgtagagaagaatctgctccAGAACGCACACTCACACTCAGATATAGATAAAAATGGTGGCAATGAGAATGTCAACTCAATGCAAAAGCTGCCAGGTACTAGTCCAGGACCAACGCTGCCGACAGATTATAGTTATCAAACTCAAGATGGATGGGGCTGAGATTACAAGGTCTGGGGCCCTAAACCCGAGAACGTAGGGTCATGCTGCTAATCTCTAGAGATATGGATTgataatacaatttttttttataaaatcatAATGTGATATTTTGATGAATGGCTACATATAATACAATGTGGAATTATgtcttttttaaattattattttttttttacaacagggAGAAAAGGTGGTTGTGCCAAAGGTAAAGGGGGCTCTATGCACATGTATGCCAAAAACTTCTATGGAGGCAATGGCATAGTGGGAGCTCAGGTAAGTGAGGTCTTCTTTGTTTCACGTCTCAATGTGGGATCTCTGACACCGTTCTGATTATTTTGTTGGTAATTCGTTTGGGTATATTCTTTGCAGGTCCCTCTTGGAGCCGGCATTGCTTTGGCCTGTAAGTATTTTGGGAAGAACGAGATCTGCTTGGCCTTGTATGGTGACGGCGCTGCTAACCAGGTAAGAATTTTAGATCCCATCCTTGTTCTGTTATCCTTCTGCTCTTCTGGAGCTCAGTAATAAACTTCACCTTCACTATCTAGTGTAAATGCATTCAGTGTTCAGTCACATTTGCAGCAAATGATTCAGTAGGTTCCCTTGTTTAGCCGCAGTATTTCACATGCTCACTCCATTGATTTTACAGGGTCAGATTTTTGAGACTTACAATATGGCTGCCTTATGGAAACTGCCCTGTATCTTCATTTGTGAGAATAACAGATATGGTATGGGCACGTCTGTGGAGAGAGCTGCAGCCAGTACTGACTACTTCAAGCGCGGCGACTACATCCCAGGCCTCAGGGTGAGTGATGGATGGAAGACAGGCACTGGCAGTAGTGACTAATACGCAGCCATATTAATGTCCTGTCTGTAGGGGCTTTTTCACATCCCGTATTCTCTATGTTGTCTGTCCTAGGTTGATGGCATGGATGTTCTTTGTGTCAGAGAAGCCACCAAGTTTGCTGCTGATCACTGCAGATCTGGGAAGGTGagaatgtattctatataatatgCCGTTATCTTATAGTTACACCTTTGTGCCTTACATTCCCTTGTACGCCTTGTTTTCAGGGGCCTATTCTGATGGAGCTTCAGACTTATCGTTACCACGGACATAGTATGAGTGACCCTGGGGTTAGGTGAGTGCATTTATCTTAATAACGGTGCAGGATTTAGATGGTGCTCTTGGAAAGTGaacgctgcgctgtgattggttctcATGTCTCTTCGGCTGCGGGATAAATGCGAAAGAAATATatagtggtttttcccgcagcgcttttctctgtgtcctctgtggactttctgcttctatt
This sequence is a window from Leptodactylus fuscus isolate aLepFus1 chromosome 2, aLepFus1.hap2, whole genome shotgun sequence. Protein-coding genes within it:
- the PDHA1 gene encoding pyruvate dehydrogenase E1 component subunit alpha, somatic form, mitochondrial translates to MQKMLSLVSRVLQGSAQKPVTAARVIVASRSYADFASEATFDIKKCDVHKLDDAPPTTAVLTREQGLQYYRTMQIIRRMELKSDQLYKQKIIRGFCHLYDGQEACCVGMEASINPTDHLITAYRAHGYTYTRGVSVKEILAELTGRKGGCAKGKGGSMHMYAKNFYGGNGIVGAQVPLGAGIALACKYFGKNEICLALYGDGAANQGQIFETYNMAALWKLPCIFICENNRYGMGTSVERAAASTDYFKRGDYIPGLRVDGMDVLCVREATKFAADHCRSGKGPILMELQTYRYHGHSMSDPGVSYRTREEIQEVRSKSDPITLLKDRMLNNNLSSVEELKEIDVEVRKEIEEAALFATTDPEPPLEELGYHIYHNEPTFEVRGANPWIKYKSVS